Genomic window (Candidatus Limnocylindria bacterium):
ACGCGAGCCCACGGGGGGATCGATCCGAGGCGCGCGAAGCTGCTCGCGCCGATCCCGGTGCCGCGGCGCAATGTGTTCTGCGTCGGCTGGAACTACTCGGAGCACTTCCAGGAGGGCGCGAACATGAGGGTCGCGCAGGGTACGCCCGGGCAGCAGGAGATCCCCGAGTATCCCGCCCTCTTCTCAAAGAATCCCGCGACGGTGACGGGACCGGACGCGACCGTGCTGTTCCCCGCGCCGCATTCGCAGCAGCTCGACTGGGAGGTCGAGCTCGCCGTGATCGTCGGGCGTCCAGGCCACGACATCGCGGAGGCGGACGCGATGCAGCACGTGTTCGGCTACACGTGCGCGAACGACGTGTCTGTGCGCGACGTGCAACGGCGGCACGGCGGGCAGTGGTTCAAAGGCAAGAACTTCGATACGCACCTGCCGATGGGGCCGTGGATCGTCACCGCCGACGA
Coding sequences:
- a CDS encoding fumarylacetoacetate hydrolase family protein — translated: MRLLTFVSEDGPRAGTFVSDGTIMAIRALVPGAPIDMLRVIEQFDGIREDIRDAATRAHGGIDPRRAKLLAPIPVPRRNVFCVGWNYSEHFQEGANMRVAQGTPGQQEIPEYPALFSKNPATVTGPDATVLFPAPHSQQLDWEVELAVIVGRPGHDIAEADAMQHVFGYTCANDVSVRDVQRRHGGQWFKGKNFDTHLPMGPWIVTADELDASAVRVQTRVNGTTKQDSNTRFMVFKIPRLISEFSAGCRLLAGDIMITGTPEGVGFARKPPEFLKLGDVVEVEIEGIGVLRNRVQERA